In a genomic window of Streptomyces katrae:
- a CDS encoding alkaline phosphatase: MRRRPLKTLTVLAIASAVAAGTAVTANSAPQQSDSHQDIRNVIYLLGDGMGRTHVTAARDRFMGAGGKLTMETLPNTGAVATYAVEKNSAKPALVTDSASSATAWSSGVKTYNAAISVDAYEKKVTTLMEQAHAAGFATGNVSTAEVTDATPAAEFSHALLRGCQGPVYSDAACLPKKDDGSYEAAPADKTLITPIAEQIARNGTADVILGGGLARFEPDDQKALQAQGYQVLGSFGDPKLPAQTAASQQVATKADLDKANGKKVIGLFNRGNLTVEHNKAALPADAPQKQEPSLADMTRKSIQLLTDRKGGSYDRHKSKKGFFLQVEGAQIDKRSHANDAAQTLDEIKAFDDAVKAAYEFAKKDGHTLVIVTADHECAGFNIIEKGTYTNAEAVAPPANTDAGNPANNSVPSRTASGAKDPARSSGIVNGAGAGDTKNFAPATFRTPDDPKDVKDGSPEASLWLTYLSGNHTGADVPIYAYGPGSNVFAASQINTELYGKMYRSLFGRSPQQH; encoded by the coding sequence ATGCGCCGCAGACCGTTGAAGACGCTCACCGTCCTGGCCATCGCCAGCGCCGTGGCCGCCGGCACCGCCGTCACCGCGAACTCCGCGCCCCAGCAGAGCGACTCGCACCAGGACATCCGGAACGTCATCTACCTCCTCGGTGACGGAATGGGCCGCACCCACGTGACCGCCGCCCGTGACCGGTTCATGGGTGCCGGCGGCAAGCTCACCATGGAGACCCTCCCCAACACGGGCGCGGTCGCCACCTACGCCGTCGAGAAGAACAGCGCGAAGCCCGCCCTGGTCACCGACTCGGCCAGCTCCGCCACCGCCTGGTCCTCCGGCGTGAAGACCTACAACGCGGCCATCAGCGTGGACGCGTACGAGAAGAAGGTCACCACGCTGATGGAGCAGGCCCACGCGGCCGGCTTCGCCACGGGCAACGTCTCCACCGCCGAGGTCACCGACGCCACCCCGGCCGCCGAGTTCAGCCACGCGCTGCTGCGCGGCTGCCAGGGCCCGGTGTACTCCGACGCCGCGTGCCTGCCGAAGAAGGACGACGGCAGCTACGAGGCGGCCCCGGCCGACAAGACGCTGATCACCCCGATCGCCGAGCAGATCGCCCGCAACGGCACCGCCGACGTCATCCTCGGCGGCGGCCTGGCCCGCTTCGAGCCGGACGACCAGAAGGCCCTCCAGGCGCAGGGCTACCAGGTCCTCGGCAGCTTCGGCGACCCGAAGCTGCCCGCGCAGACGGCCGCCAGCCAGCAGGTCGCCACCAAGGCGGACCTGGACAAGGCCAACGGCAAGAAGGTCATCGGCCTGTTCAACCGCGGCAACCTGACCGTGGAGCACAACAAGGCGGCCCTGCCGGCCGACGCCCCGCAGAAGCAGGAGCCGTCGCTCGCGGACATGACCCGCAAGTCGATCCAGCTGCTGACCGACCGCAAGGGCGGCTCGTACGACCGCCACAAGTCGAAGAAGGGCTTCTTCCTCCAGGTCGAGGGCGCCCAGATCGACAAGCGTTCGCACGCCAACGACGCCGCGCAGACCCTCGACGAGATCAAGGCGTTCGACGACGCGGTCAAGGCCGCGTACGAGTTCGCGAAGAAGGACGGCCACACCCTCGTGATCGTCACGGCGGACCACGAGTGCGCCGGCTTCAACATCATCGAGAAGGGCACGTACACCAACGCCGAGGCCGTGGCGCCCCCGGCGAACACGGACGCCGGCAACCCCGCCAACAACAGCGTCCCCTCGCGCACCGCCTCCGGCGCCAAGGACCCGGCCCGCTCCAGCGGCATCGTCAACGGCGCGGGCGCCGGTGACACGAAGAACTTCGCCCCGGCGACCTTCCGCACCCCGGACGACCCGAAGGACGTCAAGGACGGCAGCCCCGAGGCCAGCCTGTGGCTGACCTACCTGTCGGGCAACCACACCGGCGCGGACGTGCCGATCTACGCCTACGGCCCGGGCAGCAACGTCTTCGCCGCGAGCCAGATCAACACCGAGCTGTACGGCAAGATGTACCGCTCGCTGTTCGGCCGCTCTCCGCAGCAGCACTGA
- a CDS encoding carboxymuconolactone decarboxylase family protein, producing the protein MTETHRSRLSNPVKTLPDLGALTGMMFKVIGNGTVPQSTISLVHLRAGQIVANTYLTTMHTDALRAAGETEQRITAVSSWVDALCFTPAERAALALVEAVLTAPAAGTERVSDEVFAEAAEHYDEKALTTLVLAISQVNFFIPLALIGKPLPGQAPSEQWT; encoded by the coding sequence ATGACCGAGACCCACCGCTCCCGCCTGTCCAACCCCGTGAAGACGCTGCCCGACCTCGGCGCGCTGACCGGGATGATGTTCAAGGTGATCGGCAACGGCACGGTCCCGCAGTCCACGATCTCCCTGGTGCACCTGCGGGCGGGCCAGATCGTCGCCAACACCTACCTGACGACGATGCACACCGACGCCCTGCGCGCCGCCGGCGAGACCGAGCAGCGCATCACCGCCGTCTCCTCCTGGGTGGACGCCCTGTGCTTCACCCCGGCCGAGCGGGCGGCCCTCGCCCTGGTCGAGGCCGTCCTGACGGCCCCGGCCGCCGGCACCGAGCGGGTCTCGGACGAGGTGTTCGCGGAGGCGGCGGAGCACTACGACGAGAAGGCCCTGACGACGCTCGTCCTCGCGATCAGCCAGGTCAACTTCTTCATCCCGCTCGCCCTGATCGGCAAGCCGCTGCCGGGCCAGGCCCCCTCCGAGCAGTGGACCTGA
- a CDS encoding helix-turn-helix domain-containing protein — protein sequence MPPKKRPRPNATTMKMVGKQVATARFAKNLTQKQLADLIKVDEETIGSIEQGRRTLMPNVAELLDFHLALPGLLTVAALELPAVDTTPPWAEEYLALERAAIALSWYEGQRVPGLLQTEGYARALFTCRVPAHPPKTVEDLTARRMARQEILHRKTPPTLSFVIWEPAVRHRIGGLEVHREQLRHLLACSQLPDVSIQVMPLGQPAHAALDGPFILVETPSHQHFGYSESQRGSRLISDPAEVSIMARRYAMLRTQALNTVETQGLLDRLLGDL from the coding sequence ATGCCACCCAAGAAGCGCCCGCGGCCCAATGCGACGACCATGAAGATGGTCGGCAAGCAGGTAGCCACCGCCCGGTTCGCCAAGAACCTGACCCAGAAGCAGCTCGCCGACCTGATCAAGGTGGACGAGGAGACGATCGGCTCCATCGAGCAGGGCCGACGCACCCTCATGCCGAACGTCGCCGAGCTGCTGGACTTCCACCTGGCTCTGCCGGGCCTGCTGACCGTGGCAGCACTCGAACTCCCCGCCGTCGACACGACACCTCCGTGGGCCGAGGAATATCTGGCCCTGGAGCGGGCGGCCATCGCCCTCTCCTGGTACGAAGGCCAGCGCGTGCCGGGGCTGCTTCAAACGGAGGGCTACGCCCGGGCCCTCTTCACATGCCGAGTCCCGGCGCACCCCCCGAAGACGGTCGAGGATCTCACCGCCCGCCGCATGGCACGCCAGGAGATCCTGCACCGCAAGACACCGCCGACCCTCAGCTTCGTCATCTGGGAACCCGCCGTCCGCCACCGCATCGGCGGACTTGAGGTGCACCGGGAACAGCTGCGCCACTTGCTCGCATGCTCGCAACTCCCTGACGTCTCCATCCAGGTGATGCCACTGGGCCAGCCCGCCCACGCGGCGCTCGACGGCCCCTTCATCCTCGTGGAGACCCCCTCACACCAGCACTTCGGGTACTCGGAGAGTCAGCGTGGCAGCAGGCTCATCTCGGACCCCGCCGAGGTCAGCATCATGGCTCGGCGATATGCGATGCTGCGGACTCAGGCCCTCAACACCGTCGAGACACAGGGCCTGTTGGACCGCCTGCTAGGAGACCTATGA
- a CDS encoding RNA polymerase sigma factor, translated as MTPADRARGIALARAARAGNTLALHELLDHLTPYVTRICTPIALADGPDAAQEALLAVFTALRSLRDPEALYGWVRAIAVRESVRTAQRASRTRPAADLTEIPAKGDPHLASDIEDVLARLSPAHRAVLVLRDVEGLDEEAAAAVLDIPPGTAKSRLHRARSSFRKAWSA; from the coding sequence ATGACCCCGGCCGACCGCGCACGCGGCATCGCCCTCGCCCGCGCGGCCCGCGCCGGGAACACCCTCGCGCTGCACGAACTGCTCGACCACCTCACCCCGTACGTCACCCGGATCTGCACGCCCATCGCCCTCGCGGACGGCCCGGACGCCGCCCAGGAGGCACTGCTGGCCGTCTTCACCGCCCTGCGCTCGCTGCGCGATCCCGAGGCGCTGTACGGGTGGGTGCGGGCCATCGCGGTCCGCGAGTCCGTCCGCACGGCCCAGCGCGCCTCCCGCACCCGGCCGGCTGCGGACCTGACCGAGATCCCCGCCAAGGGCGACCCCCACCTGGCCTCCGACATCGAGGACGTCCTGGCCCGCCTGTCCCCCGCCCACCGGGCGGTGCTCGTCCTGCGGGACGTGGAGGGCCTGGACGAGGAGGCCGCGGCGGCCGTCCTGGACATCCCGCCCGGCACCGCCAAGTCCCGCCTGCACCGGGCCCGTTCCAGCTTCCGAAAGGCATGGTCCGCATGA
- the argS gene encoding arginine--tRNA ligase, whose product MASVPSLASSVEQRVSDALVSALPEAGAADPLLRRSDRADFQANGILALAKKAKANPRELATTVVEAIPTGDLIKEIEVSGPGFLNITVSDEAIIRTLAARAADDRLGVPLSPTAGTTVIDYAQPNVAKEMHVGHLRSAVIGAAMVEILEFTGEKVVRRHHIGDWGTQFGMLIQYLLEHPHELDHKGGEGEASGEEAMSNLNRLYKASRALFDSDEEFKTRARARVVDLQAGDPQTLALWQRFVDESKIYFYSVFNKLDMDIQDPDVVGESGYNDMLVETCKLLEESGVAVRSNGALCVFFDEYKGPDGNPTPLIVQKSDGGFGYAATDLSAIRDRVGNLNADTLIYVVDARQSLHFKMVFETARRAGWLNDEVKAVQLAFGTVLGKDGKPFKTREGETVRLVDLLDEAVERAASVVREKAQDLTEEEIAERGAQVGIGAVKYADLSTSASRDYKFDLDQMVSLTGDTSVYLQYAYARIQSILRKAGEARPAAHPELELAASERALGLHLDGFGELVAEAASEYAPHKLAAYLYQLASLYTTFYAECPVLKADTPQQVENRLFLCDLTARTLNKGMSLLGIRTPEKL is encoded by the coding sequence ATGGCCTCGGTCCCTTCCCTCGCTTCCTCCGTCGAACAGCGCGTCTCGGACGCCCTCGTCTCCGCCCTGCCGGAGGCCGGTGCGGCCGACCCGCTGCTGCGACGAAGCGACCGGGCCGACTTCCAGGCCAACGGCATCCTGGCGCTCGCGAAGAAGGCCAAGGCCAACCCGCGGGAGCTGGCGACGACCGTGGTCGAGGCCATCCCCACGGGTGACCTGATCAAGGAGATCGAGGTCTCGGGCCCCGGCTTCCTCAACATCACCGTCTCGGACGAGGCGATCATCCGCACGCTCGCGGCGCGCGCCGCCGACGACCGCCTCGGCGTGCCGCTGTCCCCGACCGCCGGCACCACGGTGATCGACTACGCGCAGCCGAACGTGGCCAAGGAGATGCACGTCGGCCACCTGCGGTCGGCCGTGATCGGCGCGGCGATGGTGGAGATCCTGGAGTTCACGGGCGAGAAGGTGGTCCGCCGCCACCACATCGGCGACTGGGGCACCCAGTTCGGCATGCTCATCCAGTACCTGCTGGAGCACCCGCACGAGCTGGACCACAAGGGCGGGGAGGGCGAGGCGTCCGGCGAGGAGGCCATGTCCAACCTGAACCGCCTGTACAAGGCCTCGCGCGCGCTGTTCGACTCCGACGAGGAGTTCAAGACGCGGGCGCGGGCGCGGGTGGTGGACCTCCAGGCGGGCGACCCGCAGACCCTGGCCCTGTGGCAGCGGTTCGTGGACGAGTCGAAGATCTACTTCTACTCGGTCTTCAACAAGCTGGACATGGACATCCAGGACCCGGACGTGGTCGGCGAGTCCGGCTACAACGACATGCTGGTGGAGACCTGCAAGCTGCTGGAGGAGTCGGGCGTGGCCGTCCGCTCCAACGGTGCGCTGTGCGTGTTCTTCGACGAGTACAAGGGCCCGGACGGCAACCCGACGCCGCTGATCGTCCAGAAGTCGGACGGCGGCTTCGGCTACGCCGCGACCGACCTGTCGGCGATCCGCGACCGCGTGGGGAACCTGAACGCGGACACGCTGATCTACGTGGTGGACGCGCGGCAGTCGCTGCACTTCAAGATGGTCTTCGAGACGGCCCGCCGGGCGGGCTGGCTCAACGACGAGGTCAAGGCCGTCCAGCTGGCCTTCGGCACGGTCCTGGGCAAGGACGGCAAGCCGTTCAAGACCCGTGAGGGCGAGACGGTCCGGCTGGTGGACCTGCTGGACGAGGCGGTGGAGCGGGCCGCCTCCGTGGTCCGGGAGAAGGCCCAGGACCTCACGGAGGAGGAGATCGCCGAGCGCGGCGCCCAGGTGGGCATCGGCGCGGTGAAGTACGCGGACCTCTCCACCTCCGCCTCGCGCGACTACAAGTTCGACCTGGACCAGATGGTCTCGCTGACCGGTGACACGTCCGTGTACCTCCAGTACGCGTACGCCCGTATCCAGTCGATCCTGCGCAAGGCGGGCGAGGCCCGGCCGGCCGCCCACCCGGAGCTGGAGCTCGCGGCCTCGGAGCGGGCGCTGGGCCTGCACCTGGACGGCTTCGGCGAGCTGGTGGCGGAGGCCGCGTCCGAGTACGCCCCGCACAAGCTGGCCGCGTACCTGTACCAGCTGGCCTCGCTCTACACGACCTTCTACGCGGAGTGCCCGGTCCTCAAGGCCGACACCCCGCAGCAGGTCGAGAACCGCCTGTTCCTGTGCGACCTGACGGCCCGCACCCTGAACAAGGGCATGTCCCTCCTGGGCATCCGCACCCCCGAGAAGCTCTGA
- a CDS encoding DUF1876 domain-containing protein, with the protein MKDAVGWHVEMEFQEDNKRTRAAALVRLPDGNEVRGHGYASRHPSDGNQARVGEEIAAARALNDLKEQLLTKAHGEIDEASGRTSYPITR; encoded by the coding sequence ATGAAGGATGCCGTCGGATGGCATGTGGAAATGGAGTTCCAGGAGGACAACAAGCGCACACGGGCGGCGGCCCTCGTCCGGCTCCCGGACGGGAACGAGGTCCGCGGGCACGGGTACGCCAGCCGTCACCCCAGTGACGGTAATCAGGCCCGGGTCGGCGAGGAGATCGCGGCGGCCCGCGCGCTGAACGATCTGAAGGAACAGTTGCTCACCAAGGCGCACGGGGAGATCGACGAGGCGTCGGGACGCACGTCGTACCCGATCACCCGCTGA
- a CDS encoding VOC family protein produces the protein MNGPYKPGTPCWIDLMVPDQQAALDFYGDLFGWQGEVGPPETGGYAVCTLKGKPVAGIMKAMNPDGTVPDPMPPTVWTTYLSTDGLDSTLKSVTDAGGTVMMGPMDVMDLGRMAVISDPAGAVVGLWQPGTFDGAGIVNEHGALIWNELTTPDLAGASAFYSSILPVTTARSEMPGAEEYIEFQVAGRAVGGMMDLSKLPPGVPPHWQPYFHVDSVDEIQAAAVRAGGTVLAPAFDMAAGRMAVLADPQGGAFSVITASMQEQPA, from the coding sequence ATGAACGGCCCCTACAAGCCCGGCACCCCCTGCTGGATCGACCTGATGGTCCCCGACCAGCAGGCGGCCCTCGACTTCTACGGCGACCTCTTCGGCTGGCAGGGAGAGGTGGGCCCGCCCGAGACGGGCGGCTACGCCGTCTGCACCCTCAAGGGCAAGCCGGTGGCCGGGATCATGAAGGCGATGAACCCGGACGGCACGGTCCCCGACCCCATGCCGCCCACCGTGTGGACCACGTACCTCTCCACCGACGGCCTCGACTCCACCCTCAAGTCCGTCACCGACGCCGGCGGCACGGTCATGATGGGCCCGATGGACGTCATGGACCTGGGGCGGATGGCCGTGATCTCCGACCCGGCGGGCGCGGTCGTCGGCCTGTGGCAGCCCGGCACCTTCGACGGCGCGGGCATCGTCAACGAGCACGGCGCCCTGATCTGGAACGAACTGACCACGCCCGACCTGGCGGGGGCGTCGGCCTTCTACTCCTCGATCCTGCCCGTCACCACGGCACGGTCCGAGATGCCCGGCGCCGAGGAGTACATCGAGTTCCAGGTCGCCGGCCGCGCGGTGGGCGGAATGATGGACCTGAGCAAGCTCCCGCCGGGCGTGCCGCCGCACTGGCAGCCGTACTTCCACGTGGACAGCGTGGACGAGATCCAGGCGGCCGCCGTCCGCGCCGGCGGCACGGTCCTGGCCCCGGCCTTCGACATGGCGGCGGGCCGCATGGCCGTCCTGGCCGACCCCCAGGGCGGCGCGTTCTCCGTCATCACGGCCTCGATGCAGGAACAGCCGGCCTGA
- a CDS encoding ATP-binding protein, producing the protein MRERLFPRAYQTVSSARDFARETLDAWGLPDRRDDVVLCVSELATNALRYGVPLGRSYRVRLLNFGCCLRVEVHDSGPGRSRMLGRAPGSGLRIVEAVSDLWGVLPRSPGKVVWAEFRSDGCWPRP; encoded by the coding sequence ATGCGGGAGCGGTTGTTCCCCCGGGCCTACCAGACGGTCTCCTCCGCACGGGACTTCGCGCGCGAGACGCTCGACGCGTGGGGGCTCCCGGACCGGCGGGACGACGTGGTGCTCTGTGTCAGCGAGCTGGCGACCAACGCCCTGCGGTACGGGGTCCCGCTGGGGCGGTCGTACCGGGTGCGGCTGCTGAACTTCGGGTGCTGCCTGCGCGTCGAGGTGCACGACAGCGGGCCCGGGCGGTCGCGGATGCTGGGGCGGGCCCCGGGGAGCGGGCTGCGGATCGTGGAGGCCGTCTCCGACCTGTGGGGGGTGCTGCCCCGCTCGCCGGGGAAGGTCGTCTGGGCCGAGTTCCGCTCCGACGGCTGTTGGCCGCGCCCGTGA
- a CDS encoding DUF397 domain-containing protein gives MSNLKWIKSSYSGGDGDACVEVATTPTTIHVRDSKVEDGPVLDLAPASWAALTGWVSG, from the coding sequence ATGAGCAACTTGAAGTGGATCAAATCCAGCTACAGCGGGGGTGACGGCGACGCGTGCGTCGAGGTCGCCACCACCCCCACCACCATCCACGTCCGGGACAGCAAGGTCGAGGACGGTCCCGTCCTCGACCTTGCCCCCGCCAGCTGGGCGGCGCTCACCGGCTGGGTCAGCGGGTGA
- a CDS encoding DUF3995 domain-containing protein: MDDDTARRRTGAALAALLAADGLAHLYWATGATWPARSERALSLAVLGTEVSFAPPVVLPLAALTLTAAAAVLAHSRRRGGRAARAVTGAVAAGLAARGLAGLAWAAGLLPSPPGSPFHTLNLAVYTPACLGFGWAAARLARAR, encoded by the coding sequence ATGGACGACGACACCGCACGCCGCCGCACGGGAGCCGCGCTGGCCGCGCTCCTGGCCGCCGACGGACTGGCGCACCTGTACTGGGCCACCGGCGCCACCTGGCCCGCCCGGAGCGAACGCGCCCTCTCCCTGGCGGTCCTGGGCACGGAGGTGTCCTTCGCCCCGCCCGTCGTCCTGCCCCTGGCCGCGCTCACCCTCACCGCCGCAGCCGCCGTCCTCGCCCACTCCCGCCGCCGCGGCGGCCGGGCCGCCCGCGCGGTCACCGGCGCGGTCGCGGCGGGCCTGGCCGCACGGGGCCTCGCGGGCCTGGCCTGGGCCGCGGGGCTCCTGCCCAGCCCGCCCGGCAGCCCCTTCCACACCCTCAACCTCGCCGTCTACACCCCCGCCTGCCTCGGCTTCGGCTGGGCGGCCGCACGGCTGGCGCGCGCCAGATGA
- a CDS encoding uroporphyrinogen-III synthase has product MNPSSPTTSAFPAVAVQGLVTFLGAGPGDPGLLTLRAVEALGAADVLIAEPEVLDVVRTHARAGVDTPQLTVADEKSAAAGVPVIRDAANLVMEAARSGRRVVRAVTGDPGLDGNAAAEMLACANEGIPFEVVPGVATAVGVPAYAGVPLRGDKGADVRFVDAKHASPRCWAEVGAGEGGVVVVSATLETVAAAAAELVSAGRKPETPLTVTVGGTTTRQRTWTATLGTIAQVFKQGKVLPSPEGSRPVIAVVGEQGAAARREELAWFESKPLFGWRVLVPRTKEQAASLSDQLRSYGAVPHEVPTIAVEPPRTPQQMERAVKGLVTGRYEWIAFTSVNAVKAVREKFEEYGLDARAFAGIKVAAVGEQTAAALVEFGVKPDLVPSGEQSAAGLLEDWPPYDPVFDPIDRVFLPRADIATETLVAGLIELGWEVDDVTAYRTVRASPPPADTREAIKGGGFDAVLFTSSSTVRNLVGIAGKPHNVTVIACIGPATAKTAEEHGLRVDVLSPEPSVGKLAEALAAYGEARREAAKEAGETVARPSERRPGARRRRTT; this is encoded by the coding sequence TTGAACCCCTCAAGCCCCACCACCTCCGCATTCCCGGCCGTCGCGGTCCAAGGGCTCGTCACCTTCCTGGGTGCCGGCCCCGGCGACCCGGGTCTGCTGACGCTGCGCGCCGTGGAGGCGCTCGGCGCCGCGGACGTGCTGATCGCCGAGCCCGAGGTGCTCGACGTCGTACGGACCCACGCGCGTGCGGGCGTCGACACGCCGCAGCTGACGGTGGCTGACGAGAAGTCAGCCGCCGCCGGGGTCCCGGTGATCCGCGACGCCGCCAATCTTGTCATGGAGGCCGCGCGGTCCGGCAGGCGGGTCGTCCGTGCCGTCACCGGCGACCCGGGGCTCGACGGGAACGCCGCCGCCGAGATGCTGGCCTGCGCGAACGAGGGCATCCCCTTCGAGGTCGTCCCCGGTGTCGCGACCGCCGTCGGCGTGCCCGCGTACGCGGGTGTGCCGCTGCGCGGCGACAAGGGCGCCGACGTGCGCTTCGTGGACGCCAAGCACGCCTCGCCGCGCTGCTGGGCCGAGGTGGGCGCCGGCGAGGGCGGCGTCGTGGTCGTCTCCGCCACGCTGGAGACGGTCGCCGCGGCGGCCGCCGAGCTGGTGTCGGCCGGGCGCAAGCCCGAGACCCCGCTGACGGTGACCGTGGGCGGTACGACGACCCGGCAGCGGACCTGGACCGCGACCCTGGGCACCATCGCCCAGGTGTTCAAGCAGGGCAAGGTGCTCCCCTCCCCCGAGGGCTCCCGCCCGGTCATAGCCGTGGTCGGCGAGCAGGGCGCCGCCGCGCGCCGCGAGGAGCTGGCCTGGTTCGAGTCGAAGCCGCTGTTCGGCTGGCGGGTGCTCGTGCCGCGCACCAAGGAGCAGGCCGCTTCGCTCTCCGACCAGCTGCGTTCGTACGGCGCCGTGCCGCACGAGGTGCCGACCATCGCCGTGGAGCCGCCGCGTACCCCGCAGCAGATGGAGCGGGCGGTCAAGGGCCTGGTCACCGGCCGCTACGAGTGGATCGCCTTCACCTCGGTGAACGCCGTCAAGGCGGTGCGGGAGAAGTTCGAGGAGTACGGGCTCGACGCGCGTGCCTTCGCGGGCATCAAGGTCGCCGCCGTCGGCGAGCAGACCGCGGCCGCGCTGGTGGAGTTCGGTGTGAAGCCGGACCTGGTGCCCAGCGGTGAGCAGTCGGCCGCCGGTCTGCTGGAGGACTGGCCGCCGTACGACCCGGTCTTCGACCCGATCGACCGCGTGTTCCTGCCGCGCGCCGACATCGCCACCGAGACGCTGGTGGCCGGCCTGATAGAGCTGGGCTGGGAGGTGGACGACGTCACCGCCTACCGGACCGTGCGCGCCTCGCCGCCGCCGGCGGACACCCGTGAGGCGATCAAGGGCGGCGGCTTCGACGCCGTTCTCTTCACGTCGTCCTCGACCGTCCGCAACCTGGTCGGCATCGCGGGCAAGCCGCACAACGTGACGGTCATCGCCTGTATCGGGCCGGCGACGGCCAAGACGGCGGAGGAACACGGCCTGCGCGTGGACGTGCTGTCGCCGGAGCCGAGCGTGGGCAAGCTGGCGGAGGCGCTGGCCGCGTACGGGGAGGCCCGCCGGGAGGCGGCCAAGGAGGCCGGCGAGACCGTGGCCCGGCCGAGCGAGCGCCGTCCGGGCGCGCGTCGCCGCCGTACGACGTGA
- the hemB gene encoding porphobilinogen synthase — MSAYGSFPGSRPRRLRTTPAMRRMVAEYRLHPSDLILPAFVREGISEPLPISAMPGVVQHTRDTLRKAAVEAVEAGVAGIMLFGVPADENKDALGTAGTEPDGILQLAIRDVRSEVGDDLVIMSDLCLDEYTDHGHCGVLDENGRVDNDATLERYAEMAQVQADAGVHVVGPSGMMDGQVGVIRDALDETGHEDVSILAYTAKYSSAFYGPFREAVASSLQGDRKTYQQDPANARESLRELALDLEEGADMVMVKPAGPYLDILHRVAEAVDVPVAAYQISGEYAMIEAAAEKGWIERDRAIMETLLGIKRAGADTILTYWATEVAGRLRNER, encoded by the coding sequence ATGAGCGCGTACGGATCCTTCCCCGGCTCGCGGCCCCGGCGGCTGCGCACCACCCCGGCGATGCGGCGGATGGTGGCCGAGTACCGGCTGCACCCCTCGGACCTGATCCTGCCGGCGTTCGTCCGGGAGGGCATCAGCGAGCCCCTGCCGATCTCGGCGATGCCGGGCGTGGTGCAGCACACCCGGGACACGCTGCGGAAGGCCGCGGTGGAGGCCGTCGAAGCGGGCGTGGCGGGGATCATGCTCTTCGGCGTCCCGGCGGACGAGAACAAGGACGCGCTGGGCACGGCGGGCACCGAGCCGGACGGCATCCTCCAGCTGGCGATCCGCGACGTGCGGTCCGAGGTCGGCGACGACCTGGTGATCATGTCGGACCTGTGTCTGGACGAGTACACCGACCACGGCCACTGCGGGGTCCTGGACGAGAACGGCCGCGTCGACAACGACGCGACGCTGGAGCGGTACGCGGAGATGGCCCAGGTCCAGGCCGACGCGGGCGTCCACGTCGTGGGCCCGAGCGGCATGATGGACGGCCAGGTCGGCGTGATCCGCGACGCGCTGGACGAGACGGGCCACGAGGACGTGTCGATCCTCGCCTACACCGCCAAGTACTCCTCCGCCTTCTACGGCCCCTTCCGCGAGGCCGTCGCCTCCTCCCTCCAGGGCGACCGCAAGACCTACCAGCAGGACCCGGCGAACGCCCGCGAGTCCCTGCGGGAGCTGGCCCTGGACCTGGAGGAGGGCGCCGACATGGTGATGGTCAAGCCGGCCGGCCCCTACCTGGACATCCTGCACCGGGTCGCGGAGGCCGTGGACGTGCCGGTGGCGGCGTACCAGATCAGCGGCGAGTACGCGATGATCGAGGCGGCCGCGGAGAAGGGCTGGATCGAGCGCGACCGGGCGATCATGGAGACCCTGCTGGGCATCAAGCGGGCGGGTGCCGACACGATCCTGACGTACTGGGCGACCGAGGTCGCGGGCCGGCTGCGCAACGAGCGCTGA